From the Alloalcanivorax dieselolei B5 genome, one window contains:
- the lon gene encoding endopeptidase La gives MNQEEQETTIEQPTPQGALALPDHHLPQRVYLIPVRHRPFMPGLVQPILLSQELWQSTLERVSQTPHHALGLIYVGDRDPDDVSVEDFPEYGCLVKIHAVNQEDDHLQVVAQGLARFRVSGYTNRKRPFMAEVEYPEPKDELTDALRAYAMAIINTIRELLPLNPLYNEGLKHYLQNFSPRDPSPLTDFAAALTSANGDDLQDILETVPLKPRMEKVLTLVRKEVEVARLQNEISEEVNEKISRHQREFFLKEQLKVIQRELGLEKDDRTADVDEFRARMESLTPPEAMAKRFDEEVRKLGVLESGSPEYAVTRNYLDWLTSVPWGRFSEDNLDLKHARDTLSAHHSGLDDVKDRIVEFLAVGAMRGEVKGSILLLVGPPGVGKTSVGRAVAEALDRRFYRLSLGGMRDEAEIKGHRRTYIGAMPGKLIQALKESGTSNPVIMLDEIDKLGASFQGDPASALLEVLDPEQNQDFLDHYLDERLDLSHCLFICTANTLDSIPAPLLDRMEMIRLSGYITEEKVEIAKRHLWPRSLERAGVKPGQLTINASALRQVAEGYAREAGVRNLEKQLNKIIRKAAVRLLSGEKKISVTSKNLEEFLGQPYFQPEKTQRGIGVVTGLAWTSMGGATLSIEATQVHVQQRGFKQTGQLGDVMKESAEIAYSYVASHLPFYGGNGDWFDQSFVHLHVPEGATPKDGPSAGITMATALISLATGKRLPRKLAMTGELTLTGQVLAVGGIREKITAARRVGIREIILPKACERDYKELPEHLKKGLTVHFAERYQDVHDAVWG, from the coding sequence ATGAACCAAGAAGAGCAGGAAACCACCATTGAACAGCCCACCCCTCAGGGCGCCCTGGCCTTGCCGGATCATCATTTGCCACAACGGGTTTACCTTATACCAGTGCGTCACCGCCCCTTCATGCCCGGGCTGGTGCAGCCGATCCTGCTGAGTCAGGAGCTGTGGCAGTCCACCCTGGAGCGGGTCAGCCAGACCCCGCACCACGCCCTGGGCCTGATCTATGTGGGCGATCGTGATCCGGATGACGTCTCGGTGGAGGACTTTCCGGAATACGGCTGTCTGGTGAAAATCCATGCCGTCAATCAGGAAGACGATCATCTGCAGGTGGTGGCCCAGGGGCTGGCGCGTTTCCGCGTCTCTGGCTACACCAACCGCAAACGTCCGTTCATGGCGGAAGTTGAGTACCCCGAGCCCAAGGACGAGCTCACCGACGCCCTGCGTGCCTACGCCATGGCGATCATCAACACCATCCGCGAACTGTTGCCGCTGAACCCGCTCTACAACGAGGGACTCAAGCACTACCTGCAGAACTTCTCGCCCCGGGATCCCTCTCCGCTGACCGACTTTGCCGCCGCGTTGACCAGCGCCAACGGGGATGATCTCCAGGACATTCTGGAAACCGTGCCGTTGAAGCCGCGCATGGAAAAAGTACTGACGCTGGTGCGCAAGGAAGTGGAAGTCGCGCGCTTGCAGAACGAGATCAGCGAGGAGGTCAACGAAAAGATCTCCCGTCATCAGCGTGAATTTTTCCTCAAGGAACAGCTCAAGGTGATTCAGCGCGAGTTGGGCCTGGAAAAGGATGACCGCACCGCCGACGTGGACGAATTCCGTGCCCGCATGGAATCGCTGACCCCGCCGGAGGCCATGGCCAAGCGCTTTGATGAGGAAGTGCGCAAACTGGGCGTACTGGAAAGCGGTTCGCCGGAATACGCGGTGACCCGCAACTATCTTGATTGGCTCACGTCCGTGCCCTGGGGGCGTTTCTCCGAGGACAATCTGGACCTCAAGCACGCGCGCGATACCCTGAGTGCGCACCATAGTGGCCTGGATGACGTCAAGGACCGCATCGTTGAGTTTCTCGCGGTGGGCGCCATGCGCGGCGAAGTCAAAGGCTCGATCCTGCTGCTGGTGGGGCCGCCCGGGGTGGGCAAGACCAGTGTGGGCCGCGCCGTCGCCGAAGCCCTGGATCGCCGTTTTTACCGACTCAGCCTTGGCGGCATGCGCGACGAGGCGGAAATCAAAGGTCACCGGCGCACCTACATCGGCGCCATGCCCGGCAAGCTGATCCAGGCCCTTAAAGAGTCCGGCACCAGCAACCCGGTGATCATGCTCGATGAAATCGACAAGCTTGGCGCTTCATTCCAGGGCGACCCGGCCTCCGCCCTGCTGGAAGTGCTGGATCCGGAACAGAACCAGGACTTTCTCGATCATTATCTGGACGAACGTCTGGATCTCAGTCATTGCCTGTTTATCTGTACCGCCAATACGCTGGATTCGATCCCCGCTCCCCTGCTCGACCGCATGGAAATGATCCGTCTGAGCGGTTACATCACCGAGGAAAAGGTGGAAATCGCCAAGCGGCATCTGTGGCCGCGCTCCCTGGAGCGGGCCGGGGTCAAGCCCGGACAGCTCACCATCAACGCCAGCGCGTTGCGCCAGGTGGCGGAGGGCTATGCGCGCGAGGCCGGGGTGCGCAACCTGGAGAAGCAGCTCAACAAGATTATTCGCAAGGCGGCGGTGCGGCTGCTTTCCGGCGAGAAGAAGATCAGCGTCACCAGCAAGAATCTCGAGGAGTTTCTTGGCCAGCCTTATTTTCAGCCGGAAAAAACCCAGCGTGGCATCGGCGTCGTTACCGGTCTGGCGTGGACCTCCATGGGCGGCGCCACGTTGTCCATCGAAGCCACCCAGGTGCATGTGCAGCAGCGTGGTTTCAAGCAGACCGGGCAACTGGGCGATGTGATGAAGGAATCCGCCGAGATCGCCTACAGCTACGTGGCCAGTCATCTGCCGTTCTACGGCGGTAACGGCGATTGGTTCGATCAGTCCTTCGTCCATTTGCATGTGCCGGAAGGCGCCACTCCCAAGGACGGCCCCAGCGCCGGCATCACCATGGCCACGGCGCTGATCTCTCTGGCCACGGGTAAAAGATTGCCGCGCAAACTGGCCATGACCGGCGAGTTGACGCTGACCGGACAGGTGCTGGCCGTGGGCGGTATTCGCGAGAAGATCACCGCCGCCCGCCGCGTTGGTATTCGTGAAATCATTCTGCCGAAGGCCTGCGAGCGCGATTACAAGGAACTGCCGGAGCACCTGAAAAAGGGGCTGACGGTGCACTTCGCCGAGCGCTATCAGGATGTCCATGACGCCGTCTGGGGATAG
- a CDS encoding alpha/beta fold hydrolase, with translation MAWRRMGLILVVAVLGAALLGGCEDARRWAYHQGIAFEQWRAGLDALRVPTEDGLDWHLLQSKDGEQAPAVLLIHGFGADARNWVRFANQLEGEYRFIIPDLPGHGDTLPLTTSMDYRLNKQAVRLFGLLDQLGIERFHVAGNSMGGAIAIEMARRQPGRLISLGLVDAAGVTLQTPEFRDALARSPGNPLIPRRAEDFHATLDWATERSVGMPDFAITLMGAEKAANAEVAEKVWADINQDPAMQLGQSDVLSSIDTPTLVLWGREDRLLGVDNVEVFTQSMPNARAVILDGVGHVPMAEAAGQSAEAFRVFWNQVPDRPR, from the coding sequence ATGGCATGGCGTCGTATGGGGCTGATTCTGGTGGTAGCCGTTCTGGGGGCTGCTCTGCTGGGCGGATGTGAAGACGCCCGGCGTTGGGCCTACCATCAGGGCATCGCGTTCGAGCAATGGCGGGCGGGCCTGGATGCCCTGCGGGTACCCACCGAGGATGGCCTGGACTGGCACCTGCTGCAGTCCAAAGACGGCGAACAGGCACCGGCGGTCCTGTTGATTCATGGTTTCGGCGCCGATGCGCGCAACTGGGTGCGTTTCGCCAATCAATTGGAAGGTGAATACCGCTTTATCATTCCCGATCTTCCCGGCCACGGCGACACCCTCCCGCTGACCACATCAATGGACTATCGCCTGAACAAACAAGCCGTTCGCCTGTTTGGCCTGCTTGATCAGTTGGGCATCGAGCGCTTCCATGTGGCGGGCAATTCCATGGGCGGCGCCATCGCCATTGAAATGGCCCGGCGGCAGCCGGGTCGCCTGATTTCCCTGGGGTTGGTGGACGCCGCGGGCGTCACCCTGCAAACGCCGGAATTTCGCGACGCCCTGGCGCGGTCGCCGGGCAATCCCCTGATTCCTCGCCGGGCCGAGGACTTCCATGCCACGCTGGACTGGGCCACCGAGCGTTCGGTGGGCATGCCCGACTTCGCCATCACCCTGATGGGCGCCGAGAAAGCCGCCAACGCGGAGGTGGCGGAAAAGGTCTGGGCGGATATCAATCAGGATCCGGCCATGCAGCTGGGACAGAGTGACGTGCTATCCTCGATCGATACCCCGACACTGGTCCTGTGGGGGCGAGAAGACCGGCTTCTGGGGGTCGACAACGTCGAGGTCTTCACCCAAAGCATGCCGAATGCCCGCGCGGTAATCCTTGATGGTGTGGGCCACGTGCCGATGGCCGAAGCGGCGGGACAAAGCGCCGAGGCCTTCCGCGTTTTCTGGAACCAGGTCCCGGACCGGCCGCGCTGA
- a CDS encoding haloalkane dehalogenase — MGFADCPFRSRYVSVHGQRLHYLDEGSGPTLLFVHGNPTSSYLWRNVIKRLRHRYRCVALDLPGFGRSAKPDLDYRLCTLHHFFSGFLEQLALEPVTLVLHDWGGPLGFRLAQQQPQQVRALVFMETFPFTFDWQEFPLIARPLYFAFRRPALSPWLLQRHNLFVNTVLPMGTLRRLPRSVMNVYRAAFPDRDSRRAIRALPSELPIDDRQGETWRAIEEIEKRLPEMDQPMLLLHFRPGAVLPEQRIPWFKQRLKYLDVVYAGPGLHFVPEDNPAVIADSLDQWFQVRLANPR; from the coding sequence ATGGGCTTCGCGGACTGTCCTTTCCGATCCCGCTACGTATCGGTGCACGGGCAACGGCTGCATTATCTGGATGAAGGCTCCGGTCCCACCCTGTTGTTCGTGCATGGCAATCCCACCAGCAGTTATCTGTGGCGGAACGTGATCAAGCGTCTGCGTCACCGTTACCGCTGCGTGGCACTGGACCTACCCGGCTTCGGCCGCAGCGCCAAGCCGGATCTGGATTACCGGCTATGCACCCTGCACCACTTCTTTTCCGGTTTCCTGGAACAGCTGGCACTTGAGCCGGTGACACTGGTCCTGCATGACTGGGGCGGCCCGCTCGGCTTCAGGCTTGCTCAGCAACAGCCGCAACAGGTACGCGCCCTGGTGTTCATGGAGACCTTTCCCTTCACCTTCGACTGGCAGGAATTTCCGCTTATTGCCCGTCCGCTGTATTTCGCCTTTCGCCGGCCGGCCCTGAGCCCCTGGCTGCTGCAGCGGCACAATCTTTTCGTTAATACGGTACTGCCCATGGGCACCTTGCGGCGTTTGCCACGCAGCGTAATGAACGTTTATCGCGCCGCGTTTCCCGATCGTGACAGCCGCCGGGCGATCCGCGCCCTGCCCTCGGAGTTGCCGATTGATGATCGCCAGGGCGAAACCTGGCGGGCGATTGAGGAGATCGAGAAGCGGCTGCCGGAGATGGACCAGCCGATGTTGCTGCTGCACTTTCGCCCCGGCGCGGTGTTACCCGAACAACGCATTCCCTGGTTCAAACAACGGCTGAAATACCTGGACGTGGTGTATGCCGGCCCGGGACTGCACTTTGTACCGGAGGACAACCCGGCGGTGATCGCCGATTCTCTGGATCAGTGGTTCCAGGTACGCTTGGCGAATCCGCGATGA
- a CDS encoding RNA polymerase sigma factor produces the protein MSFERRICDQIPHLQRYARALCDNPGQAEDLVQDCLERALRKRHLWMPGRSVRPWLFRMLYRLYLNDRASARRRRETLTPDAGLERPQEARQEPFLACHEAMEAMRALPREQRAALLLMVLESPGYAEAARILGIKVGTLRSRLSRARETLRQALDSPTRDDGRPRLRSVK, from the coding sequence GTGAGTTTTGAACGTCGGATCTGCGACCAGATCCCACATCTGCAACGCTACGCCCGGGCTCTGTGTGATAACCCGGGACAGGCGGAGGATCTGGTGCAGGATTGTCTGGAACGGGCGCTGCGCAAGCGCCACCTGTGGATGCCTGGGCGTTCGGTACGGCCGTGGCTGTTCAGGATGCTGTACCGGCTGTATCTGAACGACCGCGCCAGTGCCCGGCGGCGGCGGGAAACGTTGACCCCGGATGCCGGGCTGGAGCGGCCTCAGGAGGCACGGCAGGAGCCGTTCCTGGCCTGCCACGAAGCGATGGAAGCGATGCGAGCATTACCCCGGGAGCAACGGGCGGCGTTGCTGTTGATGGTGCTGGAAAGTCCCGGTTACGCCGAGGCAGCCCGCATTCTCGGTATTAAAGTGGGGACGCTGCGCTCGCGTCTCTCCAGAGCCCGCGAGACACTGCGTCAGGCCCTCGACAGTCCGACCCGGGATGACGGGCGCCCCCGGTTAAGGAGCGTGAAATGA
- a CDS encoding FecR family protein, whose amino-acid sequence MSWREQGLLYRETVTEEELSAFADGELPRRRARRVAAGIRRQPAYADRVRDYWRRDETLWRALKDDSSAAPLSSPARAPNAAPRRRWLAAAGGLGTLVAAGVMMAVWWQTPPPSPVTAEPAADLTQAIVHAFSNPVALPDSAPAPALPLDRLGLIASGQQPLLVSGQHIQEYRFENTEGQRVALYETGQSRSGDNWLHVLTQSPVTLVRWSQNGRGYVLAADSAPLELAQLALGIHEALSMAGGATPGAAMPSGAPAADAPAANTATARDDISEM is encoded by the coding sequence ATGAGCTGGCGGGAGCAAGGTTTATTGTATCGCGAGACCGTTACCGAAGAGGAATTGAGTGCCTTCGCCGACGGCGAGCTGCCACGGCGGCGTGCCCGCCGGGTGGCGGCGGGAATCCGGCGGCAACCGGCCTATGCGGACCGCGTGCGTGACTACTGGCGCCGTGACGAAACACTGTGGCGTGCCCTCAAGGACGATAGCAGCGCCGCGCCGTTGTCCTCTCCGGCCCGGGCTCCAAACGCCGCCCCCCGGCGCCGCTGGCTTGCCGCCGCAGGAGGTCTCGGCACCCTGGTGGCGGCAGGCGTGATGATGGCGGTGTGGTGGCAAACACCGCCCCCGTCTCCGGTTACCGCGGAGCCCGCCGCCGATCTGACCCAGGCCATCGTCCACGCCTTCAGCAATCCGGTGGCGTTACCCGATAGCGCGCCGGCCCCGGCATTGCCACTGGACCGTCTGGGCTTGATTGCCTCTGGCCAGCAACCGCTGCTGGTTTCCGGACAGCATATTCAGGAGTACCGTTTCGAAAACACCGAGGGGCAGCGAGTGGCGCTGTACGAAACAGGGCAGAGTAGATCGGGCGATAACTGGCTGCATGTGCTGACCCAGTCACCGGTAACCCTGGTGCGTTGGAGTCAGAACGGACGCGGCTACGTGCTCGCCGCTGATAGCGCACCGCTGGAGCTTGCTCAGTTGGCATTGGGCATCCACGAGGCTCTGTCCATGGCAGGAGGCGCCACGCCCGGGGCCGCGATGCCATCGGGAGCCCCGGCCGCCGACGCGCCGGCGGCCAATACGGCCACGGCGCGGGACGATATCAGCGAGATGTAG
- a CDS encoding class I SAM-dependent methyltransferase has product MTLSDTPIAKIRRGEAHTIHTRGITLLRSGHREVRRLKRANHVPSIHGNKVWNSSFLIMDQLTRERRALSLGPDTHLMDIGCGWGPLSIFAAKRLGCRVTAVDADEDVFPYLELHAAINKTSVTTLQKRFENLTKALLADVDVITGADICFWDELTPVLFNLIRRALNQRVRRIIIADPGRSPFYELAQRCEEKFDARLVERRTQTPRELSAELLIIDGPR; this is encoded by the coding sequence ATGACCCTATCCGACACCCCCATTGCCAAAATCCGACGGGGCGAAGCCCACACCATCCATACCCGGGGGATTACCCTGCTGCGTTCCGGTCACCGTGAGGTGCGCCGTCTGAAACGCGCCAATCATGTGCCCTCGATCCATGGCAACAAAGTGTGGAACTCCAGCTTCCTGATCATGGATCAGTTGACCCGCGAGCGCCGGGCGCTGTCCCTGGGACCGGATACCCATTTGATGGACATTGGCTGCGGCTGGGGTCCGCTGTCCATATTCGCTGCCAAACGCCTTGGCTGCCGGGTTACCGCGGTGGACGCGGACGAGGATGTGTTCCCCTATCTGGAATTGCATGCCGCCATCAATAAAACCTCGGTGACGACACTGCAAAAGCGCTTTGAGAATCTGACCAAGGCGCTGCTCGCTGATGTGGATGTCATTACCGGTGCCGATATCTGCTTCTGGGATGAGCTCACGCCGGTGCTGTTTAATCTGATTCGCCGTGCCTTGAATCAGCGGGTGCGGCGGATCATTATCGCCGACCCCGGACGCTCGCCGTTCTATGAGCTGGCGCAGCGGTGCGAGGAAAAATTCGACGCCCGGCTGGTGGAGCGGCGCACTCAAACCCCCCGCGAGCTCAGTGCCGAACTTTTGATCATCGACGGCCCGCGCTGA
- the rimO gene encoding 30S ribosomal protein S12 methylthiotransferase RimO: MSGKVGFISLGCPKALVDSERILTQLRTEGYEVTPSYDDADVVVVNTCGFIDDAKAESLEAIGEALSENGKVIVTGCMGVEEDNIRKVHPAVLSVTGPQQYEQVVNAVHQVVPPRADHNPFTDLVPPQGIKLTPRHYAYLKISEGCNHKCSFCIIPGMRGKLDSRPVGDVLDEAERLVKAGVQELLVISQDTSAYGVDRKYQTGFWQGMPVKTRMLELCQALGQLGAWVRLHYVYPYPHVDEIIPMMAAGHILPYLDIPFQHASPSVLKAMKRPAHAENTLERIRRWREICPDITLRSTFIVGFPGETDDDFETLLDWLEEAQLDRVGCFTYSPVDGAPANALPDHVDEDVARERQERFMNVQARISAAKLQRKIGQTLEVLVDEVGEDGVVARSQADAPEIDGLVYLPNDAPVKPGQRLRVTVEDADDHDLWVRPVA, from the coding sequence ATGTCCGGTAAAGTTGGGTTTATCAGCCTGGGTTGCCCCAAAGCCCTGGTGGATTCCGAGCGCATTCTCACCCAACTGCGCACCGAAGGATACGAGGTGACGCCCAGCTATGATGACGCCGACGTGGTGGTGGTGAACACCTGCGGATTCATCGACGATGCCAAGGCCGAGTCCCTGGAGGCCATCGGTGAGGCACTGAGCGAGAATGGCAAGGTCATCGTCACCGGCTGCATGGGTGTGGAAGAAGACAACATCCGCAAAGTGCACCCGGCGGTGCTGTCGGTCACCGGCCCTCAACAGTACGAGCAGGTCGTCAACGCCGTGCACCAGGTGGTGCCCCCTCGCGCCGACCACAACCCCTTCACCGATCTGGTGCCACCCCAGGGCATCAAACTGACCCCGCGGCACTACGCCTATCTGAAGATATCCGAGGGCTGCAATCACAAGTGCAGCTTCTGCATCATCCCGGGCATGCGCGGCAAACTCGATTCCCGGCCGGTGGGCGATGTGCTCGATGAAGCGGAACGGCTGGTGAAAGCGGGCGTGCAGGAACTGCTGGTGATCAGCCAGGACACCAGCGCCTACGGCGTGGACCGCAAATACCAGACCGGCTTCTGGCAGGGTATGCCGGTGAAAACCCGCATGCTGGAGCTGTGCCAGGCGCTGGGGCAGCTGGGCGCCTGGGTGCGGCTGCATTACGTCTACCCCTATCCGCATGTGGACGAGATTATTCCGATGATGGCCGCCGGTCACATCCTGCCGTACCTGGATATTCCGTTCCAGCACGCCAGCCCGTCGGTGCTCAAGGCGATGAAGCGCCCGGCCCACGCGGAAAACACGCTGGAACGGATTCGCCGCTGGCGTGAGATCTGCCCGGACATCACCCTGCGCAGCACTTTCATCGTCGGCTTCCCGGGCGAAACCGACGATGATTTCGAGACGCTGCTGGATTGGCTGGAAGAGGCGCAACTGGATCGGGTTGGCTGCTTCACCTATTCGCCGGTGGACGGCGCCCCCGCCAACGCCCTGCCCGATCACGTCGACGAGGATGTGGCACGCGAACGTCAGGAACGCTTCATGAATGTCCAGGCGCGGATCAGCGCCGCGAAACTGCAACGCAAGATCGGCCAAACCCTGGAAGTGCTGGTGGACGAGGTCGGTGAAGACGGCGTGGTGGCGCGCTCCCAGGCGGATGCTCCGGAGATTGATGGCCTGGTGTATCTGCCCAACGATGCGCCGGTAAAACCCGGGCAACGCCTGCGGGTGACCGTCGAGGACGCCGACGATCACGACCTGTGGGTCCGGCCGGTCGCGTGA
- a CDS encoding SET domain-containing protein: protein MKPYVRHELVSVQTSDIHGKGLFARQRIPAGTVLGVLKTKPARGNGPYVLWLDDDGEERYRVLCELRYINHGRPANVAYYDDLTVVTLKAVKAGQELLHDYGEDWE, encoded by the coding sequence ATGAAACCCTATGTACGTCACGAGCTGGTTTCGGTCCAGACCAGTGATATCCATGGCAAGGGGCTGTTCGCCCGCCAACGTATTCCCGCCGGCACCGTGCTCGGCGTGTTGAAAACCAAGCCCGCCCGCGGCAACGGCCCCTATGTGTTGTGGCTGGATGACGACGGCGAAGAGCGGTATCGAGTCTTATGTGAGTTGCGTTACATCAACCATGGGCGCCCCGCCAATGTGGCCTACTACGACGATCTCACCGTGGTGACGCTGAAGGCGGTGAAAGCCGGGCAGGAGTTGTTGCACGATTACGGTGAGGACTGGGAGTAG
- a CDS encoding DMT family transporter gives MNNDQPLKGALLLILGEGLLAIMAALIKHLSDTLSTELIVFARNFVGLLVLLPVLVISGGIRDLGTRHLGLHFIRGFTGVAAMFCFFYAIGHITLAEAVLVKMTVPFFLPLVAWVWLGDRVSPRTWMAVALGFVGVAVILRADQGQVDPVMWVALGGAVIMSVAKVSIRRMAVSEPAHRVVFYFTLFATLLSALLLPSVEQWPNGVEMLWMLAIALFAIAGQFAMTSAYQVARPGQVGVYNYSAVVWAAILGWLFWDEALALSTYLGTLLIIGAGIWNLKSR, from the coding sequence GTGAATAACGACCAGCCTCTGAAGGGCGCCTTGTTATTGATTCTGGGTGAAGGGTTGCTGGCGATCATGGCGGCCCTGATCAAGCATCTCTCCGACACGCTTTCCACCGAACTGATTGTGTTCGCGCGCAACTTCGTCGGCCTGCTGGTATTGCTGCCGGTGCTGGTGATCAGTGGCGGCATTCGCGACCTGGGTACCCGCCATCTCGGCCTGCATTTCATTCGCGGCTTCACCGGCGTGGCCGCCATGTTCTGCTTCTTTTACGCCATCGGCCATATCACTCTGGCGGAGGCGGTGCTGGTCAAAATGACGGTGCCGTTTTTCTTGCCATTGGTGGCCTGGGTCTGGCTGGGCGACCGGGTATCGCCGCGCACCTGGATGGCGGTCGCGCTGGGTTTTGTCGGTGTCGCGGTGATTCTGCGCGCCGACCAGGGCCAGGTGGATCCGGTGATGTGGGTGGCGCTCGGCGGCGCCGTCATCATGAGCGTGGCCAAGGTCAGTATCCGGCGCATGGCGGTGAGCGAGCCGGCGCACCGGGTGGTGTTCTATTTCACGCTGTTCGCCACCCTTCTTTCCGCTTTGCTGTTACCCAGCGTCGAGCAATGGCCCAACGGCGTGGAAATGCTCTGGATGCTGGCAATCGCCCTGTTCGCCATCGCCGGCCAGTTCGCCATGACCAGCGCCTATCAGGTGGCCCGTCCCGGCCAGGTTGGCGTCTACAACTACTCCGCCGTGGTGTGGGCGGCGATTCTCGGCTGGCTGTTTTGGGACGAGGCGCTGGCACTGAGCACTTATTTGGGCACCTTGCTGATTATCGGTGCCGGCATCTGGAACCTGAAATCACGCTGA
- the thpR gene encoding RNA 2',3'-cyclic phosphodiesterase — translation MRCFIGLPVPEEAGRALLRGVPEGSGRRLPLADLHLTLAFLGERELSWTQALCQQLEAILAGVQPLSLKLAHGSPFPPKGSPPKGSPSSGSRLWAARAFPSPALMALHGRIWRLLEDLGVDRDERGFLPHVTLARGHRRLTSKRANERIESLFKDHIEFDVHEVILYESRQGYRPRWRQSLKNRL, via the coding sequence ATGCGTTGTTTCATTGGACTGCCGGTGCCGGAGGAGGCCGGTCGCGCTCTGTTGCGGGGCGTTCCGGAAGGCTCTGGGCGGCGATTGCCGTTAGCGGATCTGCATCTGACTCTGGCGTTTCTCGGGGAGCGGGAGCTTTCCTGGACGCAGGCTCTTTGCCAGCAACTGGAAGCGATTCTGGCGGGAGTACAGCCGCTGAGCCTGAAACTCGCTCATGGCAGTCCCTTTCCACCGAAAGGAAGTCCACCGAAAGGAAGCCCGTCCAGCGGCAGCCGGCTGTGGGCGGCGCGCGCCTTCCCATCCCCCGCGCTGATGGCGCTGCATGGGCGCATCTGGCGCCTGCTGGAAGATCTCGGCGTGGACCGTGACGAGCGCGGCTTTCTGCCCCATGTGACCCTGGCTCGCGGCCATCGTCGACTTACCAGCAAAAGGGCAAACGAGAGAATAGAAAGTCTATTTAAAGACCATATAGAATTTGATGTCCATGAAGTCATCCTCTACGAGAGCCGGCAAGGCTATCGGCCACGATGGCGGCAATCGTTGAAAAACCGGCTCTGA
- a CDS encoding pseudouridine synthase, with protein sequence MTILHRDDHLLVVNKPAFLLSVPGRAPENKDCVIRRLALDFPEIRLVHRLDLDTSGIMVFALTREAQSQLSRAFQQRRVFKEYQAVVDGLVEYGDGIVDLPLIADWPNRPLQKVCFETGKAALTHWKVLDRDAARGRTRLRLRPVTGRSHQLRIHCRELGHPILGCDLYAPEAVLAASERLLLHAHRLAFNHPHTGLWSEFVSPVPF encoded by the coding sequence GTGACCATCCTGCATCGGGATGATCACCTGCTGGTGGTGAACAAACCGGCCTTCCTGCTTAGCGTGCCGGGCCGGGCGCCGGAGAACAAGGACTGTGTGATCCGCCGTCTGGCGCTGGACTTTCCAGAAATACGGCTGGTGCACCGGCTTGATCTGGACACCTCCGGCATCATGGTGTTCGCCCTTACCCGCGAGGCGCAGAGCCAACTGAGCCGGGCCTTCCAGCAACGCCGGGTATTCAAGGAGTATCAGGCCGTGGTGGATGGCCTGGTGGAATACGGGGACGGCATCGTGGACTTGCCTCTGATCGCCGACTGGCCCAATCGGCCGCTACAGAAAGTCTGTTTCGAAACGGGCAAGGCGGCCCTCACCCACTGGAAGGTGCTGGACCGGGACGCCGCCCGAGGCCGTACCCGGCTCCGACTGCGGCCAGTGACCGGGCGCAGCCATCAGCTGCGTATTCACTGCCGGGAACTGGGGCATCCGATTCTCGGCTGTGATCTCTACGCGCCGGAAGCGGTACTGGCCGCCAGTGAGCGATTGCTGCTGCACGCCCACCGGCTGGCTTTCAATCATCCTCACACCGGCCTGTGGAGCGAATTCGTTTCGCCGGTGCCGTTCTGA